In the Malus domestica chromosome 16, GDT2T_hap1 genome, one interval contains:
- the LOC103425521 gene encoding protein Iojap-related, mitochondrial-like: MLAALRSRSLSLSFSSSSSLLQQWKLGFPAAYSTFAGKGLLDLQEVEKVLSDVKADDVKVIPAGKHCEWADFMVLATGRSTWHVKNIAQALIYKSKQKQQGAERLVLPSVEGQEGGKWIVIDSGKVIVHALDENARAYYNLEALWTSKKSEKETLEDLDKAFVKIRPKNNSKRKPTTKRA; encoded by the exons ATGTTGGCGGCTCTACGATCTcggtcactctctctctcgttttcttcttcctcgtcACTCCTTCAACAATGGAAGCTAGGGTTTCCGGCCGCGTACTCTACGTTCGCCGGCAAAGGCCTCCTCGACCTCCAAGAGGTCGAGAAGGTTCTCAGCGACGTTAAGGCAGACGACGTGAAGGTCATACCGGCGGGTAAGCACTGCGAGTGGGCGGATTTCATGGTCCTCGCTACCGGAAGATCCACGTGGCACGTCAAGAACATCGCTCAAGCCCTAATTTACAAG TCTAAGCAAAAGCAGCAAGGAGCTGAGCGGCTAGTGCTTCCCAGTGTGGAAGGGCAAGAGGGAGGGAAGTGGATTGTCATCGACTCTG gcAAAGTGATAGTTCATGCTCTTGATGAGAACGCTAGAGCTTACTACAATTTGGAGGCTCTTTGGACCTCGAAGAAGTCGGAAAAAGAAACATTGGAG GATTTGGATAAGGCTTTTGTGAAGATTCGTCCGAAGAACAACTCCAAGAGGAAACCAACAACGAAACGGGCATAA